A window of Castanea sativa cultivar Marrone di Chiusa Pesio chromosome 8, ASM4071231v1 genomic DNA:
cttgagtccacttaCTATAACCTTATTAACTGCCTcagcctgcccatttccctgcagataagctggagtggagtatttATTCGTGATACCTAGGTCACAACAGTACTTTTTGAAAGCTTTATTATCAAACTACAGGTTATTATCTGAAAGAGTGGGAGGTATTCTaaatctagtgacaatgtttttccaaacaaacttctttgcgtccacatccctaatattcgacaaaggctcagcttcaacccacttagtgTAGTAATCGATCCCTCCGAGCAACCATCTTTTATTCCCTGCGGCCTTTAGGAAAGGCCCCACAATATCTAacccccattgagcgaatggccatggACTGGTCAGAGGGTTAAGGACATCATCGggctgatgaatgttagggacaaacctctggcattgatcacacttcttcgcataatcttgagcctctctctgcatattaggccaccaataccccTAGGTAAAAGCTCTATGAGCCAAAGACCTTCCTCTTGTGTGACTCCCGCAAATCCCTTCCTCTTATGTGACTctcgcaaatcccttcgtgcgattcttccaaaagtaacttcgttgcttcagggtgtatacacagcaaatatggcccagaaaaagagcgtttgtacaacttttgaTCCTTGGACAGCTAGAATCGAGGTGCCTTCCTGCGtattttatctgcttcagatctCTCCTCGGGCAGGACATCACTCTTAAGAAAGGATATTATGGGGTCCATCCAACTGGGTCCGAACCTAACTTGATGAATATGGATGGCATTGGCAGCCGCCCGAGCAGGTTTCAACAAGAATGACTCGGGGTAGACCCTCTGCCGAAGATGTTGCCAGTGTGGCCAATGAATCAACATGCGTGTTCTCGCTCCTGGATATATGCACCAAggtaaaagaatcaaatttggatCGTAAGTATCTAACCCTGgtcaaatattcctgcattcttggatctctagcctctaaTGTCCCTACCACTTGGCTCACAattaattgagaatccgagaacatttggactaattttccctccattttctgaaccatatccaTCCCGACCAGTAGGGCCTTATATTCCGCCTCATTGTTGGTAGCTGAGAATCCTAATCTCAGCGATTTCTCGAACGTAAGCCCCTCCGGAGACACAAGAACTAGTCCTATACCTGATCCTCTTTGGTTCGCCGTCCCATCGatatacactttccaaatcggaagTTTCTTGCACGAAATCacgccaactgattttccatccatgtgtaaCCCTTTTGCACTTTCTTCTAATGAAGGTTCAACGAATTCTGCCACTAAATCAGCAAGAACTTGGCCCTTgacagaggtgcgaggcatatacttaatATCGAAAGTCCCCAAGatagttccccactttgctatcctccCTGAGTAATCAGCACTTCGCAATACCGACTTGAGAGGGAGTTGAGTCAGAACAACAACTGTGTGGGATTGGAAATAGTGAGGGAGTTTACGGGTAGCATGCACTATAGCCAGAATCGCTTTCTCCAATGgtaaataacgcacctcagcttcatgcAAAGATTTTCTCACATAGTAAACTGGTCTCTGTACACCACTAACGTCCCATATTAAAACCAAACTGACGGCATGGATGACTACAACTatatatgcaaacaggatttcatccaCGTCTGGCCGAGACATGATTGGTGGTTGAGAATGGTActctttaagttgttgaaaagctaaggcacactcctcggtccattcgaatcccttccacttattcagcaactagaagaaaggtctacacctatcagcggatcgagagataaacctgttgagagcagcagtcatcccagtcaacttctgaacttctttTGGGTTCTGAGGGAGTTATAAGCTATTAATTGCCCTGATTTGTGCCAGATTTACTTCTATTCCTCTGTGAGTTACCATATAGCCTAGGAATTTACCAGAGcctacaccaaaagaacatttagaggAATTAAGGTGCAATTTGTACTCCCGAGcgtttgaaaggtgtcatccaaatctttcacatgcataggcaCCCtcttacttttcaccaccatatcatccacatacacttcaatagtttttcctagccACGACTCGAatatcctggtcatcatcctttgataggtagcccctgcatttttcagaccaaatggcatcaccttgtaatgataattccccgttgAAGTAATGAAGTCTATCTTTTCCTGATCATCCaatgccaaaggtatttggtgatacccttggaaagcatccaaaaaactcatccaaggatgtccaactgtagcatccaccaactgatctatgcGAGGCATTGGAAACGAATCcttaggacaagccttgttcaggtctgtgaagtccacacacactctccacttcctgttcttcttcttcttcactaccactgtGTGCGTCAACCATTCCGGataaaaaaacttctttaattgtCTCGActcttttgagcttgagcacatcttccttgacagcctcggcatgctctttagaggaacgccgaggtggttgccttctcggaacaacggtaggattgacgttcaaacgatggcaaatgaagcttggatcaaccccaggggcctcatagGGATCCTAGGCAAATACGTCCACATTGTtcttcaaaaacataaccaattCCACCTTCTCCTGATGTGGTAGCCGAGCaccaacttgaaagaacttTTCAGGGTCATCATCTATAAGAAACCTCTCTAACTCTTCGCATGTTGCCTCACTTGCTGTCACCGCACTGGGCGTATCTAGAgacgttaattgctataagtccttcatAGCCAAGACCGAGGATCCTAGTTCAGCCTGATGTAGTATTGCAGCCGATATACACTGTCTTGCTACTGATTGActcccaagaatttcttcaatctgTTCCCCTGATGGGAACTTCACTTTGACATGAAGAATTGATGATACAACACCTAGAGCATGCAGCCCAGGCCTTGCCACGATGGCCATGTATGGGGAATAagcatcaaccacaatgaaatccataTCAACCACTTCCAGACCTGATTGCACAGGTAAACGAATTTTTCCTTTTGGTATGACAGCttttccttcaaaacttatcaacaaTGAATCATAAGCAGTAAGATCTTCTAGCTTTAAATTAAGCCCTTTAAACAAGTTAGGGTACATAATATTCGcgccactaccttgatcaaccatgaCTTTCTTCACGTCATAGCCCCTTATCCTCAGCGTAATCACTAGAGCATCATTATGCGGTTGAATGGTCCCAATCTTATCTTCATCCGAGAAGCCCAAGATAGGCGGAATATTTCCTTTAATCCTTTTCAGCTTCGAGCCAGACTCCTTGGCGAGAATATGTGACACcgacatcaccctagtaggacaagAGCCAGTCCTGCCAGGAGCAGTGAAAatgacattaattgttcccaagggGGGCCTGGATGAGTTGTTCCTTTGATTAACCGAACCAGAATGGCTTCCCTGTCCATTAGGatgatgcaaattttttttcaacttgcCTTCActaaccaactgctccaaatgattccacagtgTCCGgcaattctcggtagtatgacttACGTCCTGATGATATTGACAAATGAGATTCTGATTTCGCTTCGTAGGATCCCCagccatcttattgggccatttgaagtatggttccTTCTGAATCTTCTCCAACAACTGATGCACCAGTTCTCGAAATACGGTGTTGACTACctgaggagtggctgaaccCGATTGCCCAGCGAAATCTCTCCTCCGCCTATTGTTGTTGTGTCCatccgacctaaaatccctcatctcttgagggataaccttcgccttcccctttccttgctgctgatcttcctcaacccgtttgtactcgtcaatacgatccatgagccgacgtacactccgtacaggttttttggtcagagatttccttaagttGTGATTAGTTGGAAGGCCTaccttgaaagtgttaatcgccacctcgtcaaaattgCCATCGATTTCAttaacatctcccagtatctattagaatacgttttcaaggtctctccctccctcatggtcatggacaataatgagtccaaaggcTGTGGAACTCTACTGCAGGTGATAAATCGAGGCCCAAATGCCATGGTGAGTTCCAtgaaggaatcaatagaacccGCCTTCAGGctattaaaccatctcatagcaacaggtcctaagttagaagggaagactttgcacattaaagtttcattcttagagtgtactgccatcctctgattgaaatgactcacgtgctccactggATCTGTtctgccattataaatggtgaacgtgggctgagtgaaccgtCGTGGAAGCTTTCCCCTCTCAACCCTACGTGTgaaaggtgacttggagatctggtgcaacgccctgctcatagcattgtttcccaagcccctagaggaagACTTCTTGTCCTTTCGACCGTGAAGGTTGTCTTTCTTATACGAGAAAGTTTCGCTAGGAGGAGTCCTGGACTTTGGCCTGTAACTACTACCTTGGGAGCCTTCAGAAGAAGGATCAGAAAAAGATGGTGTCCTCCTCTGTCTCGCACGGCGTAACTTCTTtttaaggtggtcaatctccctttGCATGGCCTTCGCGTCATCCTCATGAGGGATTCTGCTTCCACCCCGCGAACGACTCCCACGAGTGTGAACCGTATGAAcactaccctctcgatccctttCACACTCAAGACGTTGGAAATGATCCTGTCCCTAGGACCCCAGAGACACTACATGATGTGAATCTGAGCTTGCCATAGTGTTCTAATTCCTTAAACACaagattccccacagacggcgccaattgtaagtgcacaatttgtacccggacccaaccGAGTGATGGGTTCAGacccaaaaagccttatacaatgaaatttgtagagcgtgggcttgaaacctaagTTTTGAGAATATTGGATAACAAATATGATGGGTTAGATCGCCAATACATGTGCAATGAAATGATTATATGACAAAAACTctcatcggacgtaagccgaggatgactTGTATTGCTCTTTCTTCTCTCAATAATAAATTCTAGTTAAAGATGGTGTGTACAAtgtccttctctttttttcttctcctcctccCCTTAATAGAATACAGTTGAAGATAATATATCCAACGTCTCCATCTTCCTTCCCTCCACCTTCCACGTGTGACACAAATCACCAATccagatacttgtcacatccaccaccttcttgaagtcttcaaataatagctgtaaggctgatcacTATTGTTCAAAGgttatttctccattaatgtggccagtagggtaggtgcaaagtctttaatgcggtggtagcagctttttccccTGATACTTCTCATACGTTCTTATTCTCTATAACTGTGTGGAACGCATTTTTACCCAACAGACCTTCCAGAATTCTCTATCCAAACACTATGACATGCCACACGATCTTCAGTTGACTTAGCCGAGGAGAGGCGCCTCCTCTGACAACCCCTATCAACCTTTCTTGCAATAATTTACTAGTGGGCTTTAAAGCTCTGCTCGGACAGATAAAAACCCCTAAAgtaggcccaaggcccaaagaCGTATTCTAACCATCCTGCccctacaatattttttataataaaaattatatttaattttaaatacatctGTGCATCTGTatgggttacatactagttaCTATAACATAGaaattcaaatacaaaaaatttgcaatttatatttgaattttttgacaCAAGATTAGCCAACACTAATAAGCTTAAAAATATTCATCATTTGATGCTCATCTCTCCAATTTATCTTAAGTTTTTCATACATGAGTACACAAACAAGGTAAAGAGTAATTTTATACAATATGATAGGTTATACTTATTTATACCATCTTAGGTTAGCAATAGAAaagattgaaataaataaataataaagataaagaCAACTATATTTGATGtcaaggaaaaatatatattcataatTGGTGTGAAAAGGTGAAATAGTGGATG
This region includes:
- the LOC142606065 gene encoding uncharacterized protein LOC142606065 — encoded protein: MRDFRSDGHNNNRRRRDFAGQSGSATPQVVNTVFRELVHQLLEKIQKEPYFKWPNKMAGDPTKRNQNLICQYHQDVSHTTENCRTLWNHLEQLVSEGKLKKNLHHPNGQGSHSGSVNQRNNSSRPPLGTINVIFTAPGRTGSCPTRVMSVSHILAKESGSKLKRIKGNIPPILGFSDEDKIGTIQPHNDALVITLRIRGYDVKKVMVDQGSGANIMYPNLFKGLNLKLEDLTAYDSLLISFEGKAVIPKGKIRLPVQSGLEVVDMDFIVVDAYSPYMAIVARPGLHALGVVSSILHVKVKFPSGEQIEEILGSQSVARQCISAAILHQAELGSSVLAMKDL